The following proteins are co-located in the Rhodohalobacter sp. SW132 genome:
- a CDS encoding TonB-dependent receptor encodes MATIKLKMIFICILVNGMIITGIYDFGYAQDHTVTGTVFSSDDGEALPGVTVLVKGTDQGTSTSINGEFSVVAPSQNDTLVFSYIGYETLEEPINGRSNIDITLTSQAIVGDELVVVGYGAVERRDITGSVSSISSRDIQEAPLTDAGQALQGRAAGVVALSSGNRPGQGVTIRVRGRRSLTASNEPLYVVDGIPLEGNISDINPRDIESMEILKDASATAIYGSRGANGVVLVTTNRGGDHATTVSYSGHTGFRQELGRPDMMSGAEFGALKEAAGRDFTSAEREAFERGVSTDWVDLLLGTGIQQNHQIGIQGGNESTQFAVSGNYFYDRGVIEHQDFNRTTFRVNLDHTVSDRLRIGTSTQLSNQVQNWGSNPYGGALATNPLAEPFDSEGNLIYRPGADPLIFNPLADLEGDSYIDERERIRIFSNIYADLNILDNLSYRMNFGPDFQDWRRGLFQGSLTGARQFGSPYAEKEHERKMTYTFENILTYSENFENHAIDLTGLFSIQESRTEYSNMAASELPYEHQRYHNIGSGATIEGLGSNLEEWGLMSYMARANYRFLDRYLLTVTGRYDGSSRLSEGQQWGFFPSVALGWRISDEPFMADQDLFSDLRIRVSYGITGNTAIDPYQTRGGLGRTTYSFGDASGFGYRPTSLANPDLKWETSATMNLGLDFGFWGDRVAGSVELYQTDTSNLLLERVIPITSGFNSVLENIGDTRNRGFEFTLTSNNINTNNFSWSSNLNVFANKEEIVDLFGTGEDDIGNQWFIGEPLTVWYDYDMIGIWQLDEADQAAQYGRSPGEIKLRDVTDSGSITEADRVILGSDMPTLSVGFGNRLRYRDFDFSFFLFGSFGHTIYNEFLVNNSTLQGRYNNLNVNYWTPDNPSNDTPKPDGTREFPLNSSSRGYQSGDFLKVRNVQLGYNLSTSIVNTLGIRSARVYVNADSPFVFSNLEGGLDPESYGGVIGAGNGPATRLFTFGMNINF; translated from the coding sequence ATGGCTACTATAAAATTAAAAATGATTTTCATTTGCATACTTGTGAATGGAATGATTATTACAGGAATTTACGATTTTGGATACGCACAGGATCATACCGTAACTGGAACCGTTTTTTCTTCTGATGACGGGGAAGCGCTTCCAGGAGTTACTGTTTTGGTAAAAGGCACCGACCAGGGAACTTCAACCAGCATAAATGGTGAGTTTTCAGTCGTAGCTCCTTCTCAAAACGATACGCTTGTTTTTTCTTATATCGGATATGAAACACTGGAAGAGCCAATCAACGGAAGATCTAATATTGATATAACACTCACATCCCAGGCAATTGTTGGTGATGAACTTGTAGTTGTTGGGTATGGTGCCGTAGAGCGACGGGATATAACGGGTTCTGTTTCTTCAATATCCAGCAGAGATATCCAGGAAGCCCCGTTAACAGATGCAGGGCAGGCGCTTCAGGGAAGAGCTGCAGGCGTTGTGGCACTCTCATCAGGTAACCGGCCCGGGCAGGGTGTTACGATCAGAGTCAGGGGCCGGCGTTCACTGACCGCTTCGAACGAGCCTTTATACGTGGTAGATGGAATTCCTCTTGAAGGAAATATCAGCGATATAAATCCACGTGATATAGAGTCAATGGAAATCTTAAAAGATGCTTCAGCCACTGCAATTTACGGTTCCAGAGGTGCGAACGGTGTAGTACTGGTGACAACAAACAGAGGTGGTGATCACGCGACAACGGTCTCTTATTCTGGTCATACCGGGTTCAGGCAGGAGCTTGGAAGACCGGATATGATGAGTGGTGCAGAGTTTGGTGCTTTAAAAGAAGCAGCAGGCCGCGATTTTACCTCTGCTGAAAGGGAAGCGTTTGAACGGGGTGTTTCGACGGATTGGGTTGATTTACTTTTAGGAACGGGTATTCAGCAAAATCATCAAATTGGTATTCAGGGTGGAAATGAAAGCACACAGTTTGCTGTCTCAGGAAACTATTTTTACGACAGAGGGGTCATTGAACACCAGGATTTTAACCGCACTACATTCAGAGTAAATCTGGATCACACAGTGTCTGACAGATTGAGAATTGGTACATCAACACAGCTCTCCAACCAGGTTCAAAACTGGGGGTCAAATCCATATGGAGGTGCTTTGGCAACAAATCCGCTTGCTGAACCCTTTGACAGCGAAGGTAATCTGATCTATCGTCCCGGAGCTGATCCTCTGATTTTTAATCCCCTGGCAGACCTGGAAGGTGATTCGTATATAGATGAAAGAGAAAGAATCAGGATTTTCAGCAACATTTATGCAGATTTGAATATTCTTGATAACCTAAGCTATCGAATGAACTTCGGCCCGGACTTTCAGGACTGGAGACGTGGATTATTCCAGGGAAGTCTGACGGGTGCAAGGCAATTCGGGTCCCCATATGCAGAGAAAGAACATGAAAGAAAGATGACGTATACGTTCGAAAATATTCTTACGTATTCCGAAAACTTTGAGAATCATGCTATCGATCTGACGGGGCTTTTTAGTATCCAGGAATCAAGAACGGAATATTCTAATATGGCCGCTTCCGAACTTCCTTATGAACATCAGCGCTATCACAACATCGGTTCTGGTGCAACCATTGAAGGGTTAGGAAGCAATCTTGAAGAATGGGGCCTGATGTCCTACATGGCTCGGGCGAATTACCGATTTCTGGACCGGTACCTGTTAACAGTTACCGGGCGATATGATGGATCTTCCAGACTCTCTGAAGGTCAGCAATGGGGCTTTTTCCCTTCCGTTGCATTGGGATGGAGAATCAGTGATGAACCTTTCATGGCAGATCAGGATCTGTTTTCAGATCTTCGGATCAGAGTCAGTTATGGAATAACCGGAAACACTGCTATTGATCCCTATCAAACAAGAGGGGGATTGGGCAGAACTACCTATTCGTTCGGAGATGCATCAGGATTCGGTTACCGTCCAACCTCACTTGCAAATCCTGATCTTAAATGGGAAACGTCTGCTACGATGAACCTCGGGCTCGATTTTGGATTTTGGGGAGATCGTGTAGCTGGAAGTGTTGAATTATACCAAACCGATACTTCGAACCTGTTGCTTGAAAGAGTGATTCCCATTACTTCCGGATTTAATTCCGTTCTTGAAAATATTGGTGATACCAGGAACAGAGGATTTGAATTTACCCTTACCAGCAATAATATCAACACAAATAACTTCAGCTGGTCGTCCAACCTAAATGTATTTGCCAACAAGGAGGAGATTGTAGATTTATTCGGTACCGGTGAGGATGACATTGGAAACCAATGGTTTATCGGAGAACCCTTAACGGTATGGTATGATTATGATATGATTGGAATCTGGCAGCTTGATGAAGCGGATCAGGCAGCACAGTATGGCAGAAGTCCGGGTGAAATTAAACTACGCGATGTTACCGATAGCGGAAGTATCACAGAAGCAGACCGGGTTATACTGGGAAGCGATATGCCCACACTAAGCGTTGGGTTTGGTAATCGTCTGCGGTACAGAGATTTTGATTTCTCCTTTTTTCTGTTTGGCAGTTTTGGACATACTATCTACAACGAATTTCTTGTAAACAACAGCACCTTACAGGGAAGATATAACAACCTGAATGTAAATTACTGGACACCTGATAACCCATCAAACGATACACCGAAACCCGATGGTACCAGGGAATTTCCACTCAACAGTTCAAGCCGTGGTTATCAATCCGGTGACTTTTTGAAAGTACGGAATGTTCAGTTGGGGTATAATTTATCCACTTCTATTGTAAATACTCTGGGGATCAGATCGGCGAGGGTGTATGTAAATGCCGATTCACCGTTTGTATTTTCAAATCTTGAGGGCGGTCTTGACCCCGAATCCTATGGAGGTGTGATCGGTGCCGGTAACGGACCTGCAACACGATTATTTACATTTGGAATGAATATCAATTTTTAA
- a CDS encoding LacI family DNA-binding transcriptional regulator, with amino-acid sequence MKKKTTLADIAKKLDVTTSTVSRALKNHPKISDATKKAVGELVEKMNYQPNNIAAALQSGKSNIIGVIVPTSDRQFFASVIRGIEEVVRKKGYNLIICQSDEQTNKEEKIIDTLLRVQVDGIIASVSKETTHYSYFEKIIQQNVPLILYDRVGEKINTNTVISNDYRGAYKAVSHLIDQGCSRIAHFSGLKHIKIYQERLNGYLDALKHHQLPVDENLIIESDLIGDTEIILDAGSEMTTHLFESENPPDGIFSSSDFAAMGAIQTLKSKSILIPDEVAIAGYSNDFSASIIDPGLTSVDQHTKNMGNNAANLFLDQINNKNETNEYKQIEIEPTLIIRASSSVKPSEKKEASSSSF; translated from the coding sequence ATGAAAAAGAAAACAACATTAGCAGATATTGCTAAAAAACTGGATGTAACCACTTCCACTGTATCAAGAGCACTTAAAAATCATCCAAAAATCAGTGATGCCACAAAAAAGGCTGTAGGCGAGCTCGTAGAAAAAATGAATTACCAGCCGAATAATATTGCAGCGGCACTTCAAAGCGGGAAAAGTAATATTATCGGAGTAATTGTTCCCACATCGGACCGCCAGTTTTTTGCTTCTGTAATCCGCGGGATTGAGGAGGTTGTCAGAAAAAAAGGATACAATCTTATTATTTGCCAGTCTGATGAGCAGACTAACAAAGAAGAAAAAATAATTGACACGCTTTTACGGGTTCAGGTTGATGGCATCATAGCTTCTGTTTCCAAAGAAACCACTCATTACTCCTACTTTGAAAAAATCATTCAGCAAAATGTACCTCTCATACTTTATGACAGAGTAGGTGAAAAAATTAATACCAATACAGTAATTAGTAATGATTATCGGGGTGCGTATAAAGCCGTATCTCACCTTATTGACCAAGGTTGCAGCAGAATTGCTCATTTTTCAGGGCTAAAACATATCAAAATTTATCAGGAAAGGCTGAATGGGTACCTGGATGCCCTAAAACATCATCAGCTGCCCGTTGATGAAAACCTGATAATTGAAAGCGATTTAATAGGTGATACAGAAATCATTCTTGATGCAGGTTCTGAAATGACAACACATCTGTTCGAGAGTGAAAATCCGCCGGATGGAATTTTTTCGTCTAGTGATTTTGCTGCCATGGGTGCAATTCAGACACTCAAATCAAAATCTATTCTTATTCCGGATGAAGTTGCAATAGCAGGTTACAGCAATGACTTTTCTGCTTCAATTATTGACCCAGGACTTACTTCTGTGGATCAACACACCAAAAACATGGGAAATAACGCAGCTAATCTATTTTTAGATCAGATCAACAATAAGAATGAAACAAACGAATACAAACAAATTGAAATTGAACCGACGCTAATCATTCGTGCATCATCTTCCGTAAAACCCTCAGAAAAAAAAGAGGCAAGCTCCTCTTCCTTTTAA
- a CDS encoding RagB/SusD family nutrient uptake outer membrane protein: MKKFTYLVTVLAIIFITAVSCDVLSEEVVSGVTVDAHYNTPEGFDDAVNASYSLLREYYGTEQGGNLTAMGTDIITNGGHGGFHYMNNYDAEMNSESSPFWHLWSNFYQAINTTNAAVDRASQLEDISADELNAKLGEVRFLRAHFYYILVQHFGPVHLTLEETVGVQTDAERTPESAIYAAIVDDLEFAVQHLPDTQSEFGRATKPAAEHMLSLTLLTRGYKDFAESDDFARAATLADNVINNYDHVLLDDFADVFDHDNEQNAEVLWSVQYTEDPILNNNGNQSHLHYRPWYEVFNDGLDRALEPGYGRPWIRFRPTPFGMENFRPLDVDARYEKTFQDVWYYNTTSGIPDGAAVGDTAIYVTDRFLTQQDVNDYENRLAGVNIMTWNIDNQDDDWYWDINMFPNLKKVDDFKRPSINHEQGSRDYIVYRLAETYLNAAEALIMDGRAGDAVSYVNEVRRRAAHPGLGGQMEITAGDLDIDFILDERAREFYGEQKRWLDLKRTGKLVERVQLYSPTSGASNIQEHHMLRPIPANQMNRTSTPYAQNPGY; this comes from the coding sequence ATGAAAAAGTTTACCTATTTAGTTACAGTACTCGCCATAATCTTCATCACTGCTGTATCGTGTGATGTGTTGAGCGAGGAGGTCGTATCGGGGGTAACTGTAGATGCCCATTACAATACTCCGGAAGGATTTGATGATGCTGTCAATGCTTCATATTCACTCTTGCGGGAATATTACGGAACCGAACAAGGAGGGAATCTGACTGCGATGGGAACCGATATTATCACCAATGGTGGTCATGGCGGATTTCATTATATGAATAATTATGATGCTGAAATGAACTCCGAATCTTCCCCCTTCTGGCATTTGTGGAGTAATTTTTACCAGGCAATTAATACAACAAACGCCGCTGTGGATCGGGCAAGTCAACTCGAAGATATTTCTGCAGATGAATTGAATGCTAAATTAGGTGAAGTGCGGTTTTTACGTGCTCATTTTTATTATATCCTGGTGCAGCATTTTGGACCGGTTCACCTAACCCTTGAAGAAACAGTGGGTGTTCAGACAGATGCTGAACGGACACCTGAATCAGCAATTTATGCAGCTATTGTAGATGATCTGGAATTTGCCGTTCAACATTTGCCAGATACTCAAAGTGAGTTTGGAAGGGCAACAAAACCGGCAGCGGAACACATGCTTTCACTAACACTGTTAACTCGCGGGTACAAGGATTTTGCGGAATCAGACGATTTTGCCCGCGCTGCAACTCTTGCGGATAACGTAATCAATAATTACGATCATGTATTGCTGGACGATTTTGCAGATGTGTTTGACCATGATAATGAACAAAATGCTGAAGTATTATGGTCAGTACAGTATACAGAGGACCCCATATTAAACAACAATGGAAATCAGAGTCACTTGCACTACAGACCATGGTATGAAGTTTTTAATGATGGACTGGATCGCGCGCTGGAGCCCGGCTATGGGCGCCCGTGGATACGGTTCAGACCTACACCTTTTGGTATGGAGAACTTCAGGCCGCTGGATGTTGATGCGAGGTACGAAAAAACATTCCAGGATGTGTGGTACTATAATACAACCAGCGGAATACCAGATGGTGCTGCTGTTGGCGATACGGCAATTTATGTAACCGATCGGTTTCTAACTCAGCAAGATGTTAACGACTATGAAAACAGGCTTGCAGGTGTAAATATTATGACCTGGAATATTGATAATCAGGATGACGACTGGTATTGGGATATCAATATGTTTCCCAATCTGAAAAAAGTAGATGATTTTAAACGTCCTTCAATTAACCATGAGCAAGGATCACGCGATTATATCGTCTATCGGCTGGCAGAAACCTACCTCAATGCTGCAGAGGCTTTGATTATGGATGGAAGGGCTGGTGATGCTGTGAGTTATGTTAATGAAGTAAGGCGAAGAGCTGCTCACCCGGGGCTGGGGGGGCAAATGGAAATCACGGCCGGAGACCTGGATATTGATTTCATTCTGGATGAACGTGCCCGGGAATTCTATGGCGAACAAAAACGGTGGCTCGATTTGAAGCGTACCGGGAAGTTAGTTGAAAGAGTACAACTCTACAGTCCGACTTCCGGAGCATCAAATATTCAGGAGCATCATATGTTACGGCCTATTCCTGCCAATCAAATGAACCGGACTTCAACACCATATGCACAAAACCCTGGTTATTAA